The sequence TGTCCTGGTGTAGGTAGTCCGTATCTTCACAGACAGTCCTATTTCGCCGAGTCTCTCTCCGAGACAGCGCCCAGATCGTTACGCCTTTCGTGCGGGTCGGAACTTACCCGACAAGGAATTTCGCTACCTTAGGACCGTTATAGTTACGGCCGCCGTTCACTGGGGCTTCGGTCGCTAGCTTCGCCCCGCAGGGCTAACCCACTTCCTTAACCTTCCAGCACTGGGCAGGCGTCAGCCCCTATACTTCCTCTTTCGAGTTGGCAGAGACCTGTGTTTTGGTAAACAGTCGCCTGGGCCTGGTCACTGCGACCAGCTCTCGCTGGTACCCCTTCTCCCGAAGTTACGGGGTGATTTTGCCGAGTTCCTTAGAGAGAGTTTTCTCGCGCCCCTTGGTATTCTCAACCTCCCTACCTGTGTCGGTTTCGGGTACGGGTACTGGCTTTCTTCACAACAATCGCTTTTCTTGGCACTACTTTCAGTGATACGGGAGTCGTAACTCCCTCCCAATCCATTCAGGGCATCACCTATCCTCACGCGTCCCGACGCTGCTCCCACTCAGTAGTTTGGGATTGTTGACCCAATGTCCATCGACTACGCCAATCGGCCTCGCCTTAGGTCCCGACTAACCCTCCGCGGACGAGCCTTCCGGAGGAACCCTTAGGGTTTCGGGGCTTTGGATTCTTACCAAAGTTTTCGCTACTCAAGCCGACATTCTCACTTCTATCTCGTCCACACCTGCTTACCGCTAGTGCTTCTCCCTTGATAGAACGCTCCCCTACCACAGTCCAATACTGTCCACAGCTTCGGTAGATGACTTAGCCCCGTTCATTTTCGGCGCGGGAACGCTTGACCAGTGAGCTATTACGCACTCTTTTAAGGGTGGCTGCTTCTAGGCAAACCTCCTGGTTGTCTCGGCGTTCCTACCTCCTTTCTCACTGAGTCATCATTTCGGGACCTTAGCTGGTGGTCTGGGCTGTTTCCCTCTTGACGATGAAGCTTATCCCCCACCGTCTCACTGGCGAGTTCCCCACTGGTATTCTGAGTTTGTCTCGCTTTGGTACCGCTTTCGCAGCCCGCAGCGAAACAGTGCTTTACCCCCAGTGGCTTATCCTCGCTGCTGCGCCTAAACGCATTTCGGGGAGAACCAGATAGCTCCGAGTTCGATTGGCATTTCACCGCTAACCACAGCTCATCCGCCAACTTTTCAACGTTGGTCGGTTCGGACTTCCACTTGGTACTACCCAAGCTTCCTCCTGGCCATGGTTAGTTCACCCGGGTTCGGGTCAATTACCTGTGACTAGCGCCCTGTTCGGACTCGCTTTCGCTTGGGCTTCGCTGCTAAGACAGCTTAACCGGCCACAGTCTAATTACTCGCCGGCTCATTCTTCAACAGGCACGCGGTCAGACGTTGAATCGTCCTCCCACTGCTTGTAAGCTAACGGTTTCACGTTCTTTTTCACTCCCCTCGCCGGGGTTCTTTTCACCTTTCCCTCGCGGTACTGGTTCGCTATCGGTCACACAGGAGTATTTAGCCTTACCAGGTGGTCCTGGCTGATTCACTCGGGGTTCCACGTGCCCCGGGCTACTCGGGATTCAGCTCCGCTCTCTGCGTTGTCAACTACAGGACTTTTACCTTCTCTGGTGCAGTTTTCAGTTGCTTCGTTTAACGCTTTGAGTCGGGTTTTGCTGTCCCACAACCCCAATCCCCGCAGGGACTGGTTTAGGCTCTTCCCCTTTCGCTCGCCGCTACTGGGAGAATCACTTTTGTTTTCTTTTCCTACGGCTACTGAGATGTTTCAGTTCACCGCGTTCGCTCGTTCCCACCTATTGATTCAGTGGGTCGTGCTTGGGGTTTCCCCATTCGGATACCTACGGCTCAATGCTTGTTTCCAGCTCCCCGCAGCGTTTCGTCGGTTACCACGTCCTTCTTCGCCTCTGTGTGCCGAGGGCTCTTCCGTTAGCTCTTTGTAGCTTGACCTCGGTCTTTGACTTTCTTTGGTGACTATGCAGTTTTCAAGGTTCTGGTCTGGACTAAGAGTCCAGCAGTCGTTAGGGGCTCTAACGGTGCTGATTCTTAGTTTTCTCTGGGCTTTCTCCTCTTCTGGAGATGGAGGTAAGCGGACTCGAACCGCTGACTCCCTGCGTGCAAGGCAGGTGCTCTACCAACTGAGCTATACCCCCCTGATGGGCTATCCTGGACTTGAACCAGGGACCTCACCCTTATCAGGGGTGCGCTCTAACCAGCTGAGCTAATAGCCCAGGTTCCCCAAACCTAGGTGGAAAAGCCTTCTCTCCCACGACCGACCTTGGGAGTTGGTTCTTTCACTCTTACTTCTGTTTCAGAGCTTCGTCCCTTTTGGTCTCCCGATTAAGGAGGTGATCCAGCCACACCTTCCGGTACGGCTACCTTGTTACGACTTCACCCCAGTCACCAGCCCAGCCTTCGGCGCCCCCCTCCAAACGGTTAGGGTAACGACTTCGGGCTTGGCCAGCTTCCATGGTGTGACGGGCGGTGTGTACAAGGCCCGGGAACGAATTCACCGCAGTATTCTGACCTGCGATTACTAGCGATTCCTCCTTCAAGCAGGCGAGTTGCAGCCTGCTATCTGAACTGAGGCCGAGTTTGCTGGGATTCGCTTACTCTCGCGAGCTTGCTCCCCTTTGTCCCGACCATTGTAGGACGTGTGTTGCCCAGAGCATAAGGGGCATGCTGACTTGACGTCATCCTCACCTTCCTCCGGTTTGTCACCGGCAGTCTCCCTAGAGTGCCCAACCTAATGCTGGCAACTAAGGACGAGGGTTGCGCTCGTTGCGGGACTTAACCCAACATCTCACGACACGAGCTGACGACAGCCATGCACCACCTGTCTCCGCGTTCCCGTAGGCACGTCTGAGTTTCCCCAAACTTCGCGGGATGTCAAGCCCTGGTAAGGTTCTTCGCGTTGCATCGAATTAAACCACATCCTCCACCGCTTGTGCGGGCCCCCGTCAATTCCTTTGAGTTTCACACTTGCGTGCGTACTCCCCAGGCGGGATACTTAACGCGTTAGCTTCGGCACGGCTTGGGTCGATACAAACCACGCCTAGTATCCATCGTTTACGGCTAAGACTACAGGGGTATCTAATCCCTTTCGCTACCTTAGCTTTCGTCCCTGAGGGTCAGGTGCGACCCAGTAGAGCGCTTTCGCCACCGGTGTTCTTCCCAATCTCTACGCATTTCACCGCTACACTGGGAATTCCCTCTACCCCTGTCGCCCTCTAGCGCACCAGTTTCCACTGCTCTACCGGAGTTGAGCTCCGACCTTTAACAGCAGACTTGATGCGCCCCCTGCGGACGCTTTACGCCCAATAATTCCGGATAACGCTTGCCTCCTCCGTATTACCGCGGCTGCTGGCACGGAGTTAGCCGAGGCTGATTCCTCAGGTACCGTCAGGACTTCTTCCCTGAGAAAAGTGGTTGACAGCCCAAGAGCCTTCTTCCCACACGCGGCGTTGCTCCGTCAGGCTTTCGCCCATTGCGGAAAATTCCCCACTGCTGCCTCCCGTAGGAGTCTGGGCCGTGTCTCAGTCCCAGTGTGGCTGCTCATCCTCTCAGACCAGCTACCGATCGCTGCCTTGGTACGCTTTTACCCCACCAACTAACTAATCGGACGCGAGCTCCTCTTCAGGCAGAAACCTGTTTCACCTCTCGGCCTATTGGGGATTAGCCGTCGTTTCCAACGGTTGTCCCCATCCTGAAGGTAGATTCTCACGCGTTACTCACCCGTCCGCCACTAAGCCCGAGGGCTTCGTTCGACTTGCATGTGTTAAGCACGCCGCCAGCGTTCATCCTGAGCCAGGATCAAACTCTCCATGTTGAGAGCCTGTGGCTCTAAGTTTTGACAATTGCTTGGCGTTTTTAGCCTTGCTTTCGTCTTTTCCTTCGTTTCTTTAAGAATTCATTGACGTGGAAGCGTTAACGTTATAATGTTAACTTTAGGCTTTTCCAACTATTAAGTTTTTCTAGGTTCAGAGTGCGCTGTCTGGGGCGTTTGTGGTCGCTTCCGTTTCGAGCGCATTAACCAATATAGGGCTTATTTCTCTAAGTGTCAACCCTTTTTCCAAAAAATTTTCTACTTTTTTTCTTTCCCTTGCTGGGGGCGGGTTTCAGCAGCTAAAAAAGTTAGAATAATCAAGACAACCTCTTCAGAGCAGAGACAAGCGGGAAAATTGAGATCATGACACTGCCACCAAATATTCTGATTGAGCCTTTATTACAAGACTGGTTACGGGAAGATATTGGACGGGGCGATCGCGCGACATCAGCCCTAATTGAACCCACTTTAATTCCACAAGAGGCGGTTTGGATTGCTAAACAACCTGGGATCATTGCTGGTTTACCAATTGCAGAAAAAATCTTTCGCTTATTGGGAGAAATCGTCTGGCATCCGCAAGTTAGTGAAGGGGAAAGTTGTCATCAGCAACAGGAAATTTTACGCTGTCGCGCCCAACCCAATACCCTGCTTACTGGAGAGAGGGTTGCTTTAAACCTGGTAATGCACTTGAGTGGGATTGCAACTCTTACCCGTAGCTATGTGGACAAAATTGCTGATTTACCGACGCAGTTAGTTGATACCCGAAAAACAACGCCAGGCTTAAGAGTTTTAGAAAAATACGCGACTCAGTTGGGTGGTGCAGTTAACCATCGCTTTGGTTTAGATGATTCGGCGATGATCAAAGAAAATCATATCCAAGTTGCAGGCGGAGTTAAAAACGCGATCGCGCAAGTTCGTTCTCAACTCCCCTATCCGTTAACCATCGAAGTAGAAACCACGACACAAGCGGAAGTGGAAGCAGCCCTCACCACTGAGGTTGATATCATCATGCTGGATAATATGTCCCCTCAGTTAATGAGTGAAATGGTGCAGTTAATTCGTCGTAGTGGCAAAGCGATTAAAATTGAAGCCTCAGGGAATATTACCCTAGAAACGATTCGGGAGGTTGCAGAAACAGGAGTTGACTATATTTCTACCAGTGCACCGATTACCCAAGCCAAATGGTTAGATTTAAGCATGAAGCTGTTATAACCCCTAGTTTTTAGAAAACAATGTCCGATAGACAGGCTCATTTTGGTTAATGGTACTAATTTCACGTTCAGTCGCCACAGGAAGGGGATTTTCTGAAAGCCAACTCAGGTTTTCTCGAATAAAAGCGGGATGTTGAGCGAAATGACGAGACATTTCTAGACTGACAAACTCTACATCGGATTGTAGAAATACGGTTGCTTGAGATGGGAGATACTCAGCAAGGGCGTTAACCAATTCAGGTTGAACAATTCGTCGTTTCCCATGACGTTTTTTAAACCAAGGATCAGGAAATTGAATCGTTACATACTCAACGGCCTTCTTGGGAAGAGAAGCTAAAATGACATTCAGAGAAATATTAACTTGGCAAAAAAGGTAATGAAGATTGGTTAAAGCCAGTTCATCCCGAATACGGTTGGCTTCGATGACGAGAGGTTCACGAATTTCCAATCCTAAGTAATTATAGTCTGGTTGCACTTGCGCCATTTCTAATAGAAAACGCCCTCTGGCTGCACCAATATCTAAAAAAAATGGCTGGCTAAGATCAGAATAAATCTTTCCCCAATTCGGGAGCGTGGGCGGGGTTTGATATTTTTCACTAAGGGGGTTAACGTGCTGACGAACTCTTACTCTGGGCAAGTTTGATCTCTCCTTAATTCCTAATTTAATGCTTTAAGCGCGATCGCCAGTAACAATATAAGCAACACGCTGTCCAATATTTGTCGCATGATCTGCCATGCGCTCTAAATGACGAATCGTTAATCCTAATAATAAAATCGGTTCAACCACACTATCTATCTTGTTATCTTTAGCCAAAACAGTATAAAGCTCATCATAGGCATCATCCACGATATCATCCATTTGTTTAACTCTCTTTCCTGCTGTCGCATCTAAATCCGCCAAAGCCACTAAACTTGCTGCTAACATCATTTGAGTTTGATGAGACATGGCTGCAACTTCTGATAAACAAGGATGAGGAGGATAAGGAAATAACTTAATGGCAAATTCTGCTAAATCTTGGGCATAATCACCAATACGCTCTAAATCTCGAATTAATTGCATAAATGCACTGATTACTCGTAAATCTGTTGCGACGGGGGCTTGTAATGTCATCAGAGCAGCGCAATCCAATTCAATTTGACGATAATACTGATCAACTTGTCGATCAATATCATCAATTTGTTTTGCTGCTTCCAAATTTTGATGAAAAAGGGCTTCATGACTCAAGCGAAACGATTGTTCAACCAAAGCTCCCATCCGCAAAACATCTTGTTCGATCCGTTTTAAGGAACGGTCAAAGTAAGAATTTCGAGGATCGCCATTATGAGAAGACCAATAACTCAACACATTTGAAGTGGATCGTTGCCACGTAGAAAATTTGACTGATCATATATAGCGCTACTTGAAAAGGGAAAAGGACAAGGTAAGCCATAACTTGTTTTTTTTGATTTCAATCTGCCTTAACCTAAATGAGTAGTGCTATAACACTAAGTTAATCTTTTTTGAGGAAACTTGACAAGCGATAAGATTGCCATTTATTCCTGAGAGTGATCAGTTGAGATCTCTTCTAAACTAACTTTTGGGAGTTCGATTTGTAACCAAGCTCCTCCTGTATCAGGATGATTTTTAGCTTGGATTCTTCCCTCATGAGCCAAAATAATTTGTCGTGTAATGGATAGACCTAGACCTGTTCCTGAGGATTGAAATCCTGTTGTTGAGTGATCAGGAGGATCTTTTTCTTCTGCTGACATATCATTCCCTCGATAGAGGCGATCAAATACTCGTAAAATGTCTGTTTTTGATAAGCCTTGACCTTGATCAATGACATTAATTTGCACCCAATCTTCTGGCTTATTGATGCGATGGGAAGGAAGCAAAACAACATTCACCCAAATGTTACTTTCGGGTGGACTATATTTAATGGCATTATCAAAAAGGTTGAGAAAGACTTGTGTAAGGCGAGAATGATCTGCGGTGATAAATAAGGATTGTTCTCCTTGATAGATGAATTGTAATTGCTTCTGGTCAGCTAAGGGTTTAAGGGTTTCCCAGGCGGAAGTAATCAGAGATTGTAAGGCAAAATATTCGGTTTTTAGGTTTTGTTGGGGTCTTTTTTCGAGTTGAGAAATTTCTAACCAATCTTCAATGAGACGAATGAGCCGATTGGCTTCTTGTAGCATTTGCTCAACCCAACGACTTTCTGGGGGTTGTAGTCTTGTTTGTAGGGCTTCTGCAACCAAACGAATAGAGGTGAGAGGCGTTCTCAATTCATGAGTGAGATCAGAAAAGAGGCGATCTGAACGTTGAGAGAGTTCGACAAGGGGTTGTTGATTTTCTAGGAAGACACCGACCGCACCTTCTGGTAAGGGATAGCTTGATCCTTTCAGCGCGATCGCGATCGTAAAATTCTTTGGGGAAGATTGACCCCTTGTATCCGTTGAAAAATCAGTAGTATGAAAAACCCATTCTTGAATTTGAGGGTGTTGAGTCTTGCGAGTTTCTTCAATAAGTTGGTCCAGTTCATAAGAGCGAACTAACTCTAAGAGTAACCTCACTTGACCTTGTTTCCAGCGATCAAGGCGCAGTAGCTGTCGCGCTTGTTGATTACACCATAGCAACTGATTTTCTTCATCGACTTGGATATAGCCAATGGGAGCAACTTCTATTAAGTCTTGCCAAAGTTCTAATTGATTTTGGAGTTGATCCGCATGGGCTTGGATTCGTAAAATTTCCCGACGCAAGCGATTACTTAAAGGTAAGGAAATATTTTCGGGATGTTGATCCGATAGATCTTTCAGGAGTTGGCGTAATTTTTTTTGTGAGGAGCGTTTTTGCCAGTAACCAATCAGCAATCCAAGGAATAAACCACTAGCAAAGGTAAATAGTATGGTGAGAGTCATGAAAGTTTGAATAATTAATCCTTTCTGTTAAAGGATACTTCTCATCCTCTAAAGTTGAGATTAATTTTCATTCACAACCATTAGGATTAGGATTAACCGAACCGATAGCCAAAACCTCGCACTGTAACAATATATGAGGGGTGAGAGGGATCGGGTTCTAATTTTTCTCGTAACCAGCGAATATGAACATCAACGGTTTTGGTATCACCGAGAAAGTCTGGGCCCCAGATTTGCTCAATGAGTTGTTCTCGTGACCAAACGCGACGAGGAGAACCAATAAAGAGTTCTAGCAGTTTAAATTCTTTGGGTGAGAGGCTAATCTCTTCTCCGCGAACAGTAACGCGACATTCTTGAGGAAACAGGGTAATATCTTGATATTGCAGGACAGGGCTTTGGGGGAAGCTGCTAAACCGTTGTCGTCGTAATAAAGCCCGACAGCGAGCGATAAACTCGGGCATACTAAAGGGTTTGGTAATGTAGTCGTCTGCACCCACTTCTAAGCCTAAAACGCGATCGGTTTCGCTTGCTTTAGCACTTAAAATGAGTACAGGGATAATATTGCCCTGATACCGTAGCCAACGGCAAATATCTAGTCCGTTAATTTGCGGTAACATCAAATCTAAAACAATCAGATCGTAAGGAAACTCTGGACTATTGGGGTCTTCTGCTTGTAAGAGATTAGAAGCAGTTCGTCCATCTGTTGCTATAGAAACTTCATAACCTTCTTCTTTTAGGGAAAGGACGACCATTTCTCGAATTAAGTCTTCATCTTCGACGACGAGAATGCGAGCAGATTGAGTAAATTCCTGACTGGAAGAAGTTTTTGGTATATCAAGAGACAGCATAGAACTCCATTATGTTTTAGATACTCTAGCCAACATATATCTCAAAATGGGACATTTTAGGGAAAATATTTGTTTTTTAAGGTTTAAAGTGGATTTATAGTGCTACGCGCTGGGGAAGGGAAAGGGTAAGCCATGACTTGTTTTTTGATTTCAATCCGTCAAAAACCCGAATCAGTAGTGCTATAACTAGAGAACATTCAATTGAATCGCTTATGTTACTGCATTTACAGACTTGGCAGGAAGTTGAACAGTATTTAGAACAATCCCGAGGAATGATTATTCCCATTGGTTCAACGGAACAACACGGACCAACAGGATTAATTGGAACGGATGCCATTTGTGCGGAGGTAATTGCTAAAGGAGTGGGAGAAAACACAAATGCTTTGGTTGCACCAACGATTAATGTTGGTATGGCTCTTCATCATCTCGCGTTTCCAGGAAGCCTCAGCTTACGCCCGACAACTTTAATTCAAGTTGTTCAAGATATCACTTCTAGTTTAGCGTCTTCTGGGTTTCGGCGATTCTTTTTTATTAATGGTCATGGTGGAAATATTGCCACCTTAAAGGCTGCTTTTTCTCAAACCTACGCCCATCTTGCGGATTTAAATTTACCAGAAGCGGATCAAGTTTATTGTCAAGTTTCTAATTGGTTTATGTGTCGTGAGGTTCGTGAGTTAGCCAAAGAATTATATGGCGATGAAGAAGGATCGCACGCCACTCCTAGTGAAGTAGCACTCACCCAATATGCTTATCCAGAGGCGATTAAGTCCGCTCATCTTGAAAAAGAGGTAGCTTCAGGACACCCCATTTACAGTGCTGAAGATTTCCGTCGTCATTATCCTGATGGGAGAATGGGATCGAATCCTGCACTTGCGACCCCTGAACAGGGGAAACAGTTCTATGAAAGGGCGGTAAAGGCTTTGAGTGAGCAGTATTTGAAGTTCTTGAACAGTTAGGTAAGTGACTAACCCAATCACTGAACATTAATTGACATTCCTGTTGATTATCTTCGATTAGTCCAGTCATCAATTATTCTTCTTCATCCCCTTCGCCGTAACGAGGTTGGGAGGGAATAGCAGCAACGATCGCGTCAAGGACGGTACTAACAGTAATAATTTCAATCCCTAGATCGGGTAAACTTTGCCCCTTGGGAACGATCGCGCGTTGAAAGCCTAATTTCGCAGCTTCTTTAATCCGCAGTTCTAATTGTGACACTAATCGCACCTGCCCCCCTAACCCCACCTCACCAATCAAAGCCGTCCTTGGATCCACCACGCGATCGCGAAAACTCGCCACAACCGCCACCGCCACCCCTAAATCAGCAGCTGGTTCTTCCACCCCTAAACCACCCGCCGTTGCTACATAAGCATCTAACTTAGAAAGCGGAACCCCCACTCGTTTTTCTAACACTGCTAAAATCTGTTGGAGACGGTTATAATCAACCCCAGTGGTTGCCCGCCTAGGAGAGGTATAACTGGTGGGACTCACTAGAGCCTGCAACTCGACTACAATGGGTCGTGTGCCTTCGCAAGCAACCACAATGGCAGTTCCAGGGACAGATTCATCCCGATTCCCCAAAAATAATTCTGAAGGATTTTCCACCTCTCGCAAGCCATGATCAATCATTTCAAAGACCCCGATCTCATGAGTCGCCCCAAAGCGGTTTTTCACAGATCGGAGAAGCCGATGAGACGCATAGCGGTCTCCTTCAAAATAAAGCACCGTATCCACTAAATGTTCTAACACTCTTGGTCCGGCGATCGCGCCTTCTTTGGTAACATGACCGACAATCAACAAGGTCACATTTTCCCGTTTTGCCACTTGCATTAACGCTGACGTACATTCCCGCACCTGCGCCACCGAACCAGGTGCAGAACTTAAAGAAGCAAAGTAAAGGGTTTGAATACTATCAATAATCGCTAACATGGGTTTAAGTGATTCAATTTCCCGTAAAATTTCTTCTAAATCCGTTTCCGCTAAAACATAAAGATTGTCATGACTGAGACTTTTCGGCGTGTGACCATTACTATCAGCAGCAGCGTTTTTTTCTTCCGTGGGCATATCCGTTAATCCTACCCCCAAGCGCGAAGCCCGTAACTTCACTTGTTGTCCCGATTCTTCTGCTGATACATAAAGCGTACGCTGCGTGTGTGCGGTTTGGTTTGCCACTTGTAACAACAAGGTTGATTTACCAATTCCGGGATCACCGCCAATCAAAACCAAAGAACCTGGAACAATCCCCCCACCCAACACCCGATCCAACTCAACATATCCTGAGGGAAAACGAGGCTGTTCATCATCTTGAATTTGAGAAAATTTTAAGGAAATCCGAGGCTTAGGGGGTTTATTTTTATTAACAGAAGTGGGATATTTATTAGACTGCCATCCACTGCGAGAATTTCCGCCAACTGAGGTGACCTGTTCTTCCTCTAGAGTGCCAAATTCTCCACAACCCGAACACTTACCAAACCATTGGTTATGTTCTGTGCCACAAACACTGCAAACATGGATTATTTTTGCTTTAGACATTTTAAGTTAATATTAATTTGTTTTCTTCAATTTGTTTTAAATTGTTACGATATACTTTTACAGTTTGTAAACCTAAAACCAATCTTAGGAATCGATTATTTTCGACAATAAGAGATAACTTAGTCTCTAGGAATCTCTTTCTCAAGGATATTCTAGAAATAGAAAGACTAATCAAAACCATTTAGGATCAACAACTGGTCGAAAAATAAGGAGTGTTGAGAAATTTGGAAAATCATAAAGAAAAAATTTTAGTCGTTGACGATGAAGCTAGCATTCGTCGTATCCTCGAAACTCGTTTGTCCATGATTGGCTACGATGTTGTAACAGCAGCAGATGGTGAAGAAGCCATTGCTACTTTTAACGAAAATCATCCTGATCTGGTTGTTTTAGATGTAATGATGCCAAAACTGGATGGTTATGGGGTGTGTCAAGAACTCCGCAAAGAATCTGACATTCCCATTATCATGCTAACTGCACTGGGAGATGTTGCTGACCGCATTACAGGGCTAGAATTAGGCGCGGATGACTATGTGGTCAAACCGTTTTCTCCCAAGGAGTTAGAAGCCCGTATCCGTTCGGTATTAAGACGAGTGGATAAAGAGGGAATGTCAGGGATTCCCAGTTCTGGCGTAATTCAGGTGGGTTCAATTAAAATTGATACCAACCGCCGTCAAGTGTATAAAGGAGACGAACGTATTCGCCTTACGGGAATGGAGTTTAGTTTGCTAGAACTGATGGTGGGTCGGTCTGGGGAAGCCTTTTCTCGGTCTGAGATTTTGCAGGAAGTGTGGGGTTATACCCCTGAACGTCATGTGGATACCCGCGTGGTGGATGTGCATATTTCTCGGTTACGCGCCAAACTGGAAGATGATCCCAGTAACCCAGAATTAATCTTGACTGCTAGAGGAACGGGTTATATGTTCCAGCGTGTGACTGAGGTTGGGGAGGAAAAATCTCAATGATCGATTGTTTATGAAGACTTCTGATCCCAATCGGATTTTACGCCTTTTGCCCCTCCTTGTTGGGGGGCTAGGGGGAACTTTTTTGCTGATTAATCGCCTGCTCACTCTTGAGTTAACTTCATCGCAAGCGCGATCCGATGCCATTGGAGTTTTACTCAGTGCGATTTTGATTTTAGTGGGACTGCTTTGGCAACGGGTGCAACCGCGTTCTCCTGAGGCGGTCGAGTTAATCGGAGAAGAAGGGTTTGAGTTGGCTTCCGATTTATCAGAAGACGCAAAAACAGAACTGGCGTGGGCAACTCATTTATTGTTAACCAATACGCCAGCGCGATCGCTGCTGGTTTATTATCAAGGTGAAGTTTTACTTCGGCGAGGAATCTTAGGCAAAAAAGCAGAAGTGACTCCAGGCAATATTCTGCAACGAGTTTTAGAAAAACAAAAACCGGTTTATCTGGTTAACTTAAACTTATATCCTGGAAAAATTGAATTTGACTATCTTCCTGAGAATGCACAAGCCCTGATCTGTCAGCCGATCGGGAAGGAAGGGGTTTTAATAGTTGCAGCTAACGCCCCCCGAAGTTACACCAAACAAGATGAAACTTGGGTAGAAGGAATTGCGGATAAATTAAGCTATACGCTGTCTCAGGCAAAAGCAACAACCAGTCATTAAGATGAGATAGAAGAGGGTATCTTTCCAGTTAAAAGATAATCATTTCCCAATTGTTCCCAAGTGATTTCTTCGAGTTGCAAGGCTTCTGTCATCTGCTTAAAGTCTAGATCTCCGACTGGTGTTGGTGCAGTCACGCCACCAATAATTTTCGGGGCGATAAACGCTAAAACTTTTTGTACTGCGCCCTCTTTGATCGCTTTTGCAGCAAGCGTTCCCCCACATTCCCATAACACTCTTGCCAATCCCCGTTCATAAAGGTATTTCATGACAGCAGAAGGAGTTAATGGCGATACTTGCAACACTTCTACTCCTTGCTTTTCCAATTGCTTTGCTTGCTGGACATTTTCAGTTTCACTTAAGACCAGTGTTGCTGCTTCATCGGTTTGAAAAATATGAGCTTCTGGTGATAGATCTAAACGGCGAGTCATTACAATTCGTAATGGATTCTGTTTGGTTAATTGATGAGTGGTTAAATAAGGATTATCTTGACGGACTGTATTCCCACCAACAATCACCGCATCACATTGAGACCGTTCTTGGTAAACTCGATTCCGTGCAGGAATATCCGTTACCCAAGCACTATGTCCCACAGTGGTTGCAATTTTCCCATCTAAAGTCATGGCATATTTAAAGATCCCAAAGGGACGTTGATAGAGAATGCGATGGATAAAACCCGCATTGAGTTCGCGACATGCTTTTTCTTCTACCCCCACTAAAACAGAAATCCCTGCTGCTTCCAGTTTTTGTCTCCCACCAGAAGCGTTTGCGTTAGGATCTGACATACCAATAATGACTTTTTTAATC comes from Halothece sp. PCC 7418 and encodes:
- the radA gene encoding DNA repair protein RadA — protein: MSKAKIIHVCSVCGTEHNQWFGKCSGCGEFGTLEEEQVTSVGGNSRSGWQSNKYPTSVNKNKPPKPRISLKFSQIQDDEQPRFPSGYVELDRVLGGGIVPGSLVLIGGDPGIGKSTLLLQVANQTAHTQRTLYVSAEESGQQVKLRASRLGVGLTDMPTEEKNAAADSNGHTPKSLSHDNLYVLAETDLEEILREIESLKPMLAIIDSIQTLYFASLSSAPGSVAQVRECTSALMQVAKRENVTLLIVGHVTKEGAIAGPRVLEHLVDTVLYFEGDRYASHRLLRSVKNRFGATHEIGVFEMIDHGLREVENPSELFLGNRDESVPGTAIVVACEGTRPIVVELQALVSPTSYTSPRRATTGVDYNRLQQILAVLEKRVGVPLSKLDAYVATAGGLGVEEPAADLGVAVAVVASFRDRVVDPRTALIGEVGLGGQVRLVSQLELRIKEAAKLGFQRAIVPKGQSLPDLGIEIITVSTVLDAIVAAIPSQPRYGEGDEEE
- the rpaB gene encoding response regulator transcription factor RpaB, with product MENHKEKILVVDDEASIRRILETRLSMIGYDVVTAADGEEAIATFNENHPDLVVLDVMMPKLDGYGVCQELRKESDIPIIMLTALGDVADRITGLELGADDYVVKPFSPKELEARIRSVLRRVDKEGMSGIPSSGVIQVGSIKIDTNRRQVYKGDERIRLTGMEFSLLELMVGRSGEAFSRSEILQEVWGYTPERHVDTRVVDVHISRLRAKLEDDPSNPELILTARGTGYMFQRVTEVGEEKSQ
- a CDS encoding cofactor assembly of complex C subunit B, with amino-acid sequence MKTSDPNRILRLLPLLVGGLGGTFLLINRLLTLELTSSQARSDAIGVLLSAILILVGLLWQRVQPRSPEAVELIGEEGFELASDLSEDAKTELAWATHLLLTNTPARSLLVYYQGEVLLRRGILGKKAEVTPGNILQRVLEKQKPVYLVNLNLYPGKIEFDYLPENAQALICQPIGKEGVLIVAANAPRSYTKQDETWVEGIADKLSYTLSQAKATTSH
- the ribD gene encoding bifunctional diaminohydroxyphosphoribosylaminopyrimidine deaminase/5-amino-6-(5-phosphoribosylamino)uracil reductase RibD: MDNLTAPTATGTPFDQAMMQRCLQLARQGIGKTSPNPLVGAVVVQNGKIIGEGYHPSIGQPHAEVFALREAGENARGATLYVNLEPCNHYGRTPPCSEAVIKAGIKKVIIGMSDPNANASGGRQKLEAAGISVLVGVEEKACRELNAGFIHRILYQRPFGIFKYAMTLDGKIATTVGHSAWVTDIPARNRVYQERSQCDAVIVGGNTVRQDNPYLTTHQLTKQNPLRIVMTRRLDLSPEAHIFQTDEAATLVLSETENVQQAKQLEKQGVEVLQVSPLTPSAVMKYLYERGLARVLWECGGTLAAKAIKEGAVQKVLAFIAPKIIGGVTAPTPVGDLDFKQMTEALQLEEITWEQLGNDYLLTGKIPSSISS